From Armatimonadota bacterium, the proteins below share one genomic window:
- a CDS encoding long-chain fatty acid--CoA ligase, which translates to MTGVALAERPWLRFYEPGVPPTLTYPSIPVHALLDDTAARFPDRPATVFFGATLTFRQLQDLSIRFAAGLAALGVRPGDRVSLHLPNCPQFLIAYYGALRVGAVVVPFNPLYVEREIEHQLTDSGAEVAVTLDLLYPRLEAVRSRTRVREMVITRIHDYFPPLLRALYPLRAWREGHRVRVPAGPAIRRFADLLEAGRPAPAVAVDPAQTAVLLYTGGTTGVPKGAMLSHRNLVSNVLQARAWFTRLRPGQDTTLAVIPFFHSYGMTAAMNFSVSTGTRLVLLPRFQVDMVLQAIARYRPQIFPGVPTIYTALISHPQVRRYDLRSISACISGAAPLPVEVQTRFEELTGGRLVEGYGLTEASPVTHANPLFGTRKTGSIGIPFPDTDARILDDAGRTLPPGEVGELAVRGPQVMQGYWNRPDETAQVLREGWLLTGDMARMDEDGYFYIVDRKKEMIITGGLNVFPREVEEVLYTHPAVLEAAVVGTPDPYKGEVVKAFVVLRPGARATAEEIIEHCRRHLAPFKVPRAVEFRPQLPKSLIGKILRRVLAEEERARAQAR; encoded by the coding sequence GCCGAGCGGCCCTGGCTGCGGTTTTACGAGCCCGGGGTGCCGCCCACCCTGACGTACCCGTCCATCCCGGTGCACGCCCTGCTGGATGACACCGCAGCGCGGTTCCCCGACCGGCCCGCCACCGTCTTTTTCGGCGCCACCCTGACCTTCCGGCAGCTGCAGGACCTGTCCATCCGGTTCGCGGCGGGCCTGGCGGCCCTGGGCGTGCGCCCGGGGGACCGGGTCTCCCTGCACCTGCCCAACTGCCCGCAGTTCCTCATCGCCTACTACGGGGCGCTGCGGGTCGGGGCCGTGGTGGTCCCGTTCAATCCGCTGTACGTGGAGCGGGAGATCGAGCACCAGCTCACAGACAGCGGGGCCGAGGTGGCGGTGACCCTGGACCTGCTCTACCCGCGCCTGGAGGCGGTGCGGTCCCGCACCCGGGTGCGGGAGATGGTGATCACCCGGATCCATGACTACTTCCCGCCCCTGCTACGCGCCCTGTACCCGCTGCGGGCCTGGCGGGAGGGCCACCGGGTGCGGGTCCCCGCCGGGCCCGCCATCCGCCGCTTCGCCGACCTGCTGGAGGCCGGGCGGCCAGCGCCGGCGGTGGCGGTGGACCCGGCCCAGACCGCCGTCCTGCTGTACACCGGGGGGACCACCGGGGTGCCCAAGGGGGCGATGCTGTCCCACCGCAACCTGGTCAGCAACGTGCTGCAGGCTCGGGCGTGGTTCACCCGGCTGCGGCCCGGCCAGGATACCACCCTGGCCGTGATTCCCTTCTTCCACTCCTACGGGATGACGGCGGCCATGAACTTCTCGGTCAGCACCGGGACCCGCCTGGTGCTCCTGCCGCGGTTCCAGGTGGACATGGTGCTGCAGGCCATCGCCCGCTACCGCCCGCAGATCTTCCCCGGCGTGCCCACCATCTACACCGCCCTGATCTCCCACCCGCAGGTCCGCCGCTACGACCTGCGGTCCATCAGCGCCTGCATCTCCGGCGCCGCCCCGCTGCCGGTGGAGGTGCAGACCCGCTTCGAGGAGCTCACCGGGGGGCGGCTGGTGGAAGGGTACGGCCTCACCGAGGCCTCGCCGGTGACCCACGCCAACCCCCTGTTCGGCACCCGCAAGACCGGCAGCATCGGCATCCCCTTCCCCGACACCGACGCCCGCATCCTGGACGACGCCGGGCGGACGCTGCCGCCGGGAGAGGTGGGCGAGCTGGCGGTGCGCGGCCCCCAGGTGATGCAGGGCTACTGGAACCGGCCCGACGAAACCGCCCAGGTGTTGCGGGAAGGCTGGCTGCTGACCGGGGACATGGCCCGGATGGACGAGGACGGCTACTTCTACATCGTGGACCGCAAGAAGGAGATGATCATCACCGGAGGCCTGAACGTCTTCCCCCGGGAGGTGGAGGAGGTCCTGTACACCCACCCGGCGGTCCTGGAGGCGGCCGTGGTGGGCACCCCGGACCCGTACAAAGGCGAGGTGGTGAAGGCCTTCGTGGTGTTGCGCCCGGGGGCCCGGGCCACCGCCGAGGAGATCATCGAGCACTGCCGCCGGCACCTGGCGCCGTTCAAGGTCCCCCGGGCCGTGGAGTTCCGCCCGCAACTGCCCAAGTCCCTCATCGGCAAGATCCTGCGGCGGGTCCTGGCCGAGGAAGAGCGGGCCCGCGCCCAGGCCCGCTGA